The following are encoded in a window of Gossypium raimondii isolate GPD5lz chromosome 13, ASM2569854v1, whole genome shotgun sequence genomic DNA:
- the LOC105783491 gene encoding uncharacterized protein LOC105783491: protein MASTSSATASSDPELDLIKQIRTYEVAIAELGSLSSSRTVYQKNGHLFFRTSIQKATSSEEKQLDQAKAKLEKLNSQ from the exons ATGGCGTCAACTTCTTCTGCCACCGCTTCTTCGGACCCTGAACTCGACTTAATCAAGCAG ataAGAACCTATGAAGTTGCCATAGCAGAGCTGGGCAGTCTTTCTTCTTCGCGG ACTGTCTATCAGAAAAATGGTCACTTATTTTTCCGCACATCTATTCAAAAAGCAACATCATCTGAGGAAA AACAACTTGATCAGGCAAAAGCTAAGCTAGAAAAGCTGAATTCCCAGTGA